The genomic segment ACGCGATGCCGGCAAGCCTTTTCTCGAGCATCATCCGTGTCAGCGGCAGATCCGCGGACAGATGCAAATACGCGAACAGCGCCTGTCCCGGCTTGAACAGCTCGTATTCCGACGCCACCGGCTCCTTCACTTTTACGATGAGATCCGCCTGCCCGAACAGCTCGGCCTTGTCTGTCATCACGATGCCGCCGGCCTGCGTATACTGCGAATCGTCAAAGCCGCTGCCTTCGCCCGCGCGCGATTCCACCAATACCTGATGCCCGTGGCCGGCCAATTCCTTGACGCCGCCCGGCGTGAGCGCCACCCGGTTTTCGTTGTTCTTGATCTCTCTGACTAAGCCGATCTTCATGTTCATCACCGTCTCCAGCAAATTATAGTCAAACCAGCCGAACTTCGATGCCGCGTTCCTTGAAGGCTTCTATCTCTTCCTTGTTGGCGTTGTGATTCGTAATGAGGCAGTCCGCCTTCTCGACGCGCTCTATCAGCGAGAAATTCGATCTGCCGATCTTCGTGTAGTCGGCGACCAGGATCGTTTTGTCCACCCTGGCGATCATATGCCGGTACAATTCCGCTTCCAGGTGATGATACGTGCTGATTCCGTAATCCGCGCTGACGCCGTCGGACGAGAGAATGAGCTTGTCGGCTTTGTACTTGTTCAATTGGCTGATGGTATCGTCGCCCGAGACGAATTGATAGGGAACGTTCAGGTTGCCGCCCAGCAGGACCACGACATGGACGTTCCGGCTGTAGCCGGCTTCCTGCGCGATCGACAGGGAGTTCGTAATAATGATCAGGTTTTTGTGGTTGATGAGTTCCCGCATCACGTATAGAGGCGTCGTTCCCGATCCGAGGATCAGCGTGTCGCCGTCCGAGATCTGAGCGGCCGCTTCGATCGCAATCCTTTTTTTCTCTTCCTTATGCGTCTCCATGCGATCCTGAAAATTCATGTTGTAGTACGATTTGTACGTGCTGATCGCGCCGCCGTGCGTGCGCTGCAGCAGCTCTTGCGCCGCCAGCTCGTCCAGATCGCTCCGGATCGTGACCTCCGACGTCCCGAACAGCTTGCTCAATTCGGCGACCTTGATTTTCCCTTCCCGGTGGAGCAGATCCAGTATTCGTTTTCTTCTCTCGTCGATATCGAGCTCTTCCATACGATGCGCACACACTCTCTTTCGTTAATTGGGATCGTTCAAGCGATGCAGGACCTCTTCCATCCGATGAACGAAGTAATCGATCATGGCAGGCGTAGCGATGACTGGCGGCTTCGTTAACGCAGCCGGCGGGCATTTCGCCTTATAGGTTTGCGCGCTGATATCGATGCAGCTCCCGTTCAGAATCGCGGTGAATTCCGTCACCTTCCCGGGCTGGCGGAAGAACAGCGTGGACAGATGACCTTTGCCCTCCACCTTCTCGATAAGCCCGCCGTGACACTCCGCGAGCCTCTGGAGCTTCTCTTCATAATAAGTGCCCATTTCCCGAATGTAATCCGCATTTTCCTCGGAAAATTTCATCGTGATCAGATAGGCCAGCGCTGCGAGCTCCTCCTGCCCGTTGGTCACCAGCGCGCCGAACTGATTGAGCGTGTCCATCGCGGCGGTGGTGATGACGCGAGATGCCGGGTATTGGCCGCCCGGGAAGCCTTTGCCGATGACGACAAAGTCCGGGTTCAAGCCGTATTCCCGGAACAGGTACATGCCGGGGTACCACATGCAGGACTGGATCTCGTCGCACATGACGGGCGTGTCGTGTTCGTGGCAAAGCGCATACGCTTTTTGCAAATAAGACGGTTCCAGCAAAATGCCCCCGTAGTTCATCAGGACGATCTCGTGCAGAAATCCCGCGACCTTGTACGGCGGTTTGTTATATTGTTCGAACTTGGCTTTAAAATCCGCGAAGTCGTTGATGCGCACGGGACAGGTCTGCATGATCTCTCCCTGCAGCTTTTCCCGGATTCCCGGCCACAGCCCCCGCATCGTCTGCGCGACGATGGTCGTGCCGTGGTAATTCGCCTGGCTTCCCCCGTCGTGGTCGGCCATGACGAGAAATACTGGCGTCCGGTCCTTATACTTGGGATCCGGGAACGTGTCATCCAGCTTGTAGAACCGCGCCAGCATCATCTTGATGGCGGCCTCGCAGGCCAACGTTCCCGTCTCGAGGTTGATGACCCGATTGAGAACATGAGGCTCGCGGGAATCCAATATCCGCCCCAGCGCGTCGGCATCCGCCTTGGCAAGGCCGTTGGCGGTGCGAACGAGCTCCCTTTCCAGCAGACGGGTGATGGAGCCGCGCGTGTTGTTGTGCGTCGCATTCGTGATGCCGAGCCGCTCCGCCTGGCCAATCAGCTTGTAGCCGGGAAAATTGTGGCCGAGCGGCGTGTGGTAATGCTCGCTCTTGGTAATGAGATACAGCTTCCCGTCCTCTCCCAACCGGAAATATCCGAGCCCCCCGAGCGGACTGGCTTTGGGGTTGGCGGCTTTCCGGAACGCATCCGTCGGAGCCCCGTCATGCGCGCCCTTCATCTCCGGCACGACCTGGCTCCCTACCTGGGATAATAAGCCATCCATTCTCCGAATGTAAGCTTCGGGCATAAATTCGATAGGCTCGCGGGCGATCTCCTGCGCTTCCGCAAGGCTCAGGTCGGTAAGAAACGCGGCTGCGGCCGTGACGGCATCCACGTATTCCTTGCCCAGCAAATCCTGCAGCGAGCTTTTAACCGGCTTCATGTTGTGCGCGTTCTGCATTTCTTGCACCTCCTGCATCTTCTGCACCTCCTGCATCTTCTGAACCTTCTGCATCTTCTGCTTGTTCTGCATCTTCTGCGTGTTCTGCACCGCTTGCCGAGGCAAGCTTTTTCTTTTCTTTTGTTTTCTTTTAACTTTTGTTTTTGTTTCGTTTAATTTGCATTATAATTCGTTTAGATTGCGTTTGGCAATGCAAAATGTAAAAATCGAGCTGTGAAAGGTGCCGCAACCGCAATCTGTCTGAATGACAAGACATCCGCAGGTGCATCGCCTCTACAGCCCTTCGGAAGAAGAAGGTTGTGTTAACTGCACATTCGATGCTCGCGTATAGGCTTGCTCGTTGCAGCGGCGACTTGCAAACGCACATCTGTCAGCCTTTTCAATGGGTCCGCGTATCGTCGCCCGTGTCGTTCTTTCGCCGCAAAGCCTGCAAATATACATCTTTTTATGCCGATGTTGGCCGTTTGTACAAAATAGATGCCAATGTGCAGTTAATTTCCATCATCAGCCCGATTTCCGGCTTGCGCTTTACATTTACCTGCACATTTGCAGGCATTTCATCAAGTACCGCACGTCGGCAGAAAATGCCTGTATAATAAGTCAATTTCATAATTAATTTGGTCATGGAGCCAAGCATGAGGCCAATGTTGGGGAAGTCCTTTTTTTTGAGGTTAAGCGGCTGGTTTTGCTTCGCGGATGCGCTTGTTTAATTTATCTATTGCAAGTTTGCATACATTGTATGTGAGACAACTTAAGTCCATATCTACGAATGCACGTCTTTTAAGCTTTCGCGTCGTGCCTAATTCCAGATAAAGTTTTAAATAGGCAAAGACACGCTCAACCGCGGTCCGCTGTTTAAATAATTGATGGAACTTTTCACTGCCTCGCCCAGGTGCAGTGTATCTACGAACATCCTCTTTTACTTGTTTTTTTATCACCTTTTGGCAGCCGTCGGCTTGAAACGGACAGGCTGCGCATTCTTTGGGTGCTACAAATTTAACAGTATCCCGAGTCGCATCATAGCTATCGTAGCGGTACGAATGACCTTGTTTGCACGTTGGGCGCAAGTGTTTATCTACACCATCCGGCAGTTTGGTGCGATGAACAAGCGGAATAAGCGAACATGCACCTACATCTCTAACTTGCTGGTAAACGGGCTCGCTATCGTATCCTTTGTCGCCTAACACGTACTTAGGCTGGAGTGTTGGGAACCGCTCTTTTAATCGTTTAAGCAGCACGATCGCCGGACGTTGGTCGTTTACGTGAGCCGAGCAGTTTACGCCAGTCACAATATACTGACTCTGGCAATCCACTAACAAATTGAGCTTGTAGCCGTACCAATATTTTACGCGTCCGCTTCCGCGGGGATCGCCTTTTGCTCCTACACTTGGATAGGTCGGCATGTCCGCGATGAGTTCCTCGTAGCTGCAAGACAACATCCCCGCAACTTCCTTTTCAAAGTGTGTTAACGAAGCTTCGTAAGCCTCGACTTGCGCACGCCACGCGGCCTCCTCGGCTTTGGGGACGCGCCCGCGTTTGGCACGCTTGGGTTTCTCGGGCTTGGGGGCTGGCTGCGGGACATGGCTGACGGCGTCCAGAAAAGCAGGCTCTTCGCTGTCTTCTACCTCCTTGGGGAGAATGGACGGGGCCGGTTTAGACGCGTCAATTTTGGGGTTTCGGTCAAAGGCTTCCACATGCGAAGAGTCCACCGCCATGCTTTCACCTTTCAGGAAGCCTTCTGTAATCGCTGCATCCACCGTAATATCGATGACCTCATGCAGGATACCGGACTGCTGAAGTTTGGTGAAAAGCCTGGAATAGGCGGCTTGGCTCGGTACCCGATCAGAGCCTGTAAAGTGACAGCGCAATCTGAATTCTGCACTGCTTTTCAGACGGTTGACCAGGTCCTTGATGAAGCGAATATGCTCGATTTTGCAAAGGATAAGCGAAAAGATCATCGCTCTGGTGTTCAAGCTTTCGGGCCGACCACGTCGTTTGAAGCTACTGATGGCGTACAAGATTTTCGCAATAGGAACTTCTTCCAAAATGAGGTCGTCTTTTGACGCCGGGGACATTTTTAGAAGGGTCTCAAAGGAAAAGAGCTCTTCTTGTCGAATTGGAATCGTAGGAGTACTTCCTTTCTTTCTCGTTTTGGTTGGCTAACCTTAATTTCGAGAATGTGGGGAGGTACTCCTCTTTGGTGCGCCAAAAAAGTCAGTCGTAGCAAGGGGTTTGAATTATGAAATTGACTTTAATTGCAGGTTTTTTGCCCGCCAAACTTCCATAAAGCGCTGGTACACCGAAAGCGCGCCTACCTTCAACTTCTAAAAAAGAAGCCTCCTCCCCCATGATTCAAGGGAAGGAGACTTCCGTTTCTCGCTTAAACGTCAGGACAATTCGCGTTTTACGATTTTCATGACAATCTTGCCGATTCTCCAGTAGTTCTGGAAGTCCTTCATGAAGTTCGAGATCGTGCTGCCCATCATCGACTGCAGGATGAACACGCCGATCGCCGCGCGGTACTCGTCCCACACCGCCCCGAGCGCATCGTCCCACTCGTAGCCGGACAGGATGAGCATCACCGTCGCCTTCATCCAGTCGCCCATGTCGTTCGTGAGCAGGTCGGCCGACTCGTGCGCGCTGAACCCGGCGCCGCGCAGCGTGCCCAGCGTCACGATGATCGCGGCCTTGTCTTCGTCGAGCGCGCGGCGTTCGACTGCGGACAGCTCTCCAAGAAACGCGGCCTGCTCGTTTTTGCTGATAACCTTAACGATGTCGTAGATTTGCTTGTTATTCGCCTCCGCGATCTGCAGCGCCTTGACGATGACGGTGAGGGAGATCTCGCCGGTATTGACCATCGCTTGGGCGATATCCTGCAGCGGCGCCATGCCGTACAGATAGTCGGGGATCCATTCGGGACGAAGTCCCGCCTTGTACACCGCCTTCACGACCTCGTTCAGATCCGTGAAGCCGCCTTGCTTCAGGTCCTGCGCGATGATCGCATAGTTATTCGACGCGCCCGACTGGACGATCGCGACCGCGATCTCCGTGGCCCCCAGGCCGGTCTGCTTCAGGTAAGCGACGGACTCCGCGCCGTAATAGACATACTTCAAATAATCCGTCAGCTTGTAGCCGTTGAGGGCGAGCAGCCGCAAACGATCGTTCCGGCTCGCGAACATGCGGCTTACGAAGCCTGCCGCGTCGTAGGCGCTGTAGCCCAGCCGCTTTAGAATGGCTTCCTCCGCGATGCTGCCGCTCAGCTCGCCCATCGCCTGCATCGCATTCTCGATCGGCAGCCGGCCGAAGCCGTAGCCCACGACCGCCAGCGCGATGTCGCTGATGGAAGCGTTCGGCAGTCCCGCACGCATGATCAGCATCATCGCAAGTACGCCCGCGGAGCTGCCGCCATAGCTCTTGTACATCAGGAAGTCCGCCATCGCGGCAGGGGTATTGACGCCGAACCGGATGAGCAGCGCGGCCTGTTCCTGGACAGTGCCTTCATTTTTAAAGCCCCTGTTGAAGGACCTGTACCGCAAATTCAAGATCGTCGCGCCGTCGTAGCCGAGCGCGGCGAGCGTATCGACCAGATAACGGTCGCTAACCTCCAGCTTGCCGTTGCGCTGCATCTCGACCGCGAGATCGCTCGCGCTGGCTCCCTGAGCCTTCATCCGGGTCAGAAGCGCGAGCACCGGATCGACGCCGTACACTTCCGCGATCTTGCCGTTGATCTGATCCGGCGAAGCGTCCACGTTGATCATCGCATCCTTGGCGCCGAGCGCGTCGAGACCGAACAGCAGCTTGAGCGCAAGCACGATGTCGGACAGCGGGAACTTCCCGGACATATAGCCGGCCAAATTGGTCGGATTGCCCGCATAGGCAGCCGGCACCCTCTGCTTCAGATACGACAGATTCGTATCGGCATAGTAGACGGCGGCGATCGCCAGCGCGATGTCTCCGGCCTGGGCGTAAGGCTTGAGCAGCTCGGTCGCGCGCGCGGCGTCTGCCTTGTAGCGGTTCTTGAGCTGCGTCGCGATGTCGGTGAGCGAATTGTTCGTTTGCTTCAGAAAAGCCACTGCGCCTTCCGCCGTCGTCACCCCGTACAACTCGAGGACATCCGACAGCAAGTCGGCCGATGTCGGTCCTTGTCCGCGCGCCTGATTCACGGCGGCTTCGATCGTTTGCGCCGTATAGACGCCAAGTCCGGACAGGATGGCCTTCGTATCCGTCTCCGATTGGGCATAACCGTTCAGGAGCGCGGACGCGATGTCCGTCGCGCCATAGCCGGCCTGCCGCAGCATGCCCGCAGCGTCCGATGCGGAACCGACGCCTACCGCGCTCAGCACCGCAGCCACGCCGGCACCGGTCAAACCTTCCGAGCCTGCGGCCAGCACATAGACGATCGTGGCCGGATCGAACAGCGCCGTACCTGCCAGAACGGCGGCAATCTCGCCGGCAGTCAGACTGTAATGACGGCTGAGCGCGCCGGCGATGTTGCTCAGCGGAATGCCTGCTTGCCATAGGAGCCTTGCGGCGGCAGCGGGATCCGTGATCTCTTCGCCGGCGGCAAGCACCGCGTCCGCATCGGCGGCCGAAGCCGGCGCATAGACGTCCGCTACGGCGGCAGCGATCAGGGATGCGCTGTCGAAGTCCAACGCCGCGAGCCCGTCGGCGGTCTGCTCGGCGGTCAAGCCGTAGTACGACCGCGATGCCGCTACGATCTCCTTAAGCGAATAGCCCATCTGCCGCAGGATCGGCGCGCCGTCCTGCAGCTTGGCGGCGCCGGCGCCGCGAAGCAGGTCTCCTGCGCTCTCCGCGAACGGCTTGCCGTAATACTCGAGCACCGCGGCCGTCACTGCATCGGCCTGGTAAGCGGAGATCGGCAGCAGCGCGCCAAGCGCCTGACCGGCGGTCAGCCGGTAGTGATCGCGCGCGGCCAACACGAGATCGTCCAGCGTCAGGTTCGCCGCTCGCAGCTCCGGAATGGCGGCTTCGAACGTCGTTGCCCCCAGCCCGTCCAGCACGGCGACCAGCGCCTGGCTCATCGTCTGTCCGTATACGGAGGCGATCGCGGCGACGACTTCGCTGCCGCTGCCGTCGAAGAAGCCCGACGCGTCAAGCGCCGTCGCCGTCTGGCCTTGCGTCAGTCCGTAGTGCTCGCGGCCGACGCGGACGATGCTCCGCAGATCGAAGTTCATCCGCAGCAGGTACGATACCGCGTCGGTCAACGTATGCATACCGCTCGCTTCGAGCGAATCGACGATGCTCGCGTCGCCGGACATGCCGTACACGCCCGCCACCGTAGCGACGACGTCCTTGTCCTTATACATGCCGAACGTGCGGAATGCCTGCAGCGCTTGTCCCGACGAAAGACCGTATTCTTCCTTCGCAAGCATCGCGCCCGTCCGCAGATCGAACCGCTGCTGCGCGTAAATATAGGCGATCGCATCGGCGAAGGACGCTTGTCCGTTCGCCGTCAGCAGCTCGTGAATCGCATGCTCGACCGTCTGGCCGTAGACGCCCGCCGCCGCATAGAGCACGACGCTGTCGCGTTCGCCGCTGTGCGCCAGCAGGGCTTGCGCCGTCCGGCCGAGCGGCGCGCCGAGGCGATCGCGGGCGATGGCGGCGATATCCTGCAGCCCGAAGCCGGCATCCCGCAAGTACGGAATCGCCGCCTCCAGCGTGGTAATGCCCTCGGCCGCAAGCGCGGCGGCCGCGACAGCCGCCTTGCTGTCGCCGTAAATGCCCGCCACCGTCTGAATGACCCTCGTCAGCTCGGACGGGTAAGCGTCGGCGAGCAGCCTGGCCGCTTCGCCCGATTCCAGCCCGTAATAGGATTTCAGGCTGCGGGCGATCTCCGCTTGCGAATACTTCGCGTTTTTAAGGAAGGCGATGCCGTCGGCCGGCGAAGCGCTGCCGGATGCGGCCAGCAGCTGCGCGACCGTCACCTGGTCTTGCGCGTACAGCGATTTGAGCACGGCGATCGTATTTTGCAGGTTCGGATTGCTCGAACGGGCGATCAGCGCCTGAATGACCTCTTCCATACCGTAGCCGCCGCGGATCAGAGCCGGACCCGATACGCTCGGATCCCGGTATTCCGTATAGCGGGATGCCAGCAGGTTGATGACCGAGCCCGCCGACGCGCCTTGCGCCTTCAGCGTCTTCACCCACAGCGCGACGGGGTTGCCGCCGAACGCCCAGGCGACCGCCGATCCGATCTCGTCCTGATCGTAGAACTGCACGGACAGCAGCGCCGCAATCGCGCCCGACTCGTCCAGTCCGTACTGCTCGCGCAGCACGAGCGCGATATCCTTGAGCGGATACGGGCGCAGACGAACGATGATCTGGTCTTC from the Cohnella hashimotonis genome contains:
- a CDS encoding transposase, which codes for MSPASKDDLILEEVPIAKILYAISSFKRRGRPESLNTRAMIFSLILCKIEHIRFIKDLVNRLKSSAEFRLRCHFTGSDRVPSQAAYSRLFTKLQQSGILHEVIDITVDAAITEGFLKGESMAVDSSHVEAFDRNPKIDASKPAPSILPKEVEDSEEPAFLDAVSHVPQPAPKPEKPKRAKRGRVPKAEEAAWRAQVEAYEASLTHFEKEVAGMLSCSYEELIADMPTYPSVGAKGDPRGSGRVKYWYGYKLNLLVDCQSQYIVTGVNCSAHVNDQRPAIVLLKRLKERFPTLQPKYVLGDKGYDSEPVYQQVRDVGACSLIPLVHRTKLPDGVDKHLRPTCKQGHSYRYDSYDATRDTVKFVAPKECAACPFQADGCQKVIKKQVKEDVRRYTAPGRGSEKFHQLFKQRTAVERVFAYLKLYLELGTTRKLKRRAFVDMDLSCLTYNVCKLAIDKLNKRIREAKPAA
- a CDS encoding DeoR/GlpR family DNA-binding transcription regulator — protein: MEELDIDERRKRILDLLHREGKIKVAELSKLFGTSEVTIRSDLDELAAQELLQRTHGGAISTYKSYYNMNFQDRMETHKEEKKRIAIEAAAQISDGDTLILGSGTTPLYVMRELINHKNLIIITNSLSIAQEAGYSRNVHVVVLLGGNLNVPYQFVSGDDTISQLNKYKADKLILSSDGVSADYGISTYHHLEAELYRHMIARVDKTILVADYTKIGRSNFSLIERVEKADCLITNHNANKEEIEAFKERGIEVRLV
- a CDS encoding aminotransferase class III-fold pyridoxal phosphate-dependent enzyme codes for the protein MPRQAVQNTQKMQNKQKMQKVQKMQEVQKMQEVQEMQNAHNMKPVKSSLQDLLGKEYVDAVTAAAAFLTDLSLAEAQEIAREPIEFMPEAYIRRMDGLLSQVGSQVVPEMKGAHDGAPTDAFRKAANPKASPLGGLGYFRLGEDGKLYLITKSEHYHTPLGHNFPGYKLIGQAERLGITNATHNNTRGSITRLLERELVRTANGLAKADADALGRILDSREPHVLNRVINLETGTLACEAAIKMMLARFYKLDDTFPDPKYKDRTPVFLVMADHDGGSQANYHGTTIVAQTMRGLWPGIREKLQGEIMQTCPVRINDFADFKAKFEQYNKPPYKVAGFLHEIVLMNYGGILLEPSYLQKAYALCHEHDTPVMCDEIQSCMWYPGMYLFREYGLNPDFVVIGKGFPGGQYPASRVITTAAMDTLNQFGALVTNGQEELAALAYLITMKFSEENADYIREMGTYYEEKLQRLAECHGGLIEKVEGKGHLSTLFFRQPGKVTEFTAILNGSCIDISAQTYKAKCPPAALTKPPVIATPAMIDYFVHRMEEVLHRLNDPN